TGAATTGAGGAATTAAAGTCAACATGAATTACCGTCACCATTTCCATGCGGGCAACTTTGCAGATGTTATGAAGCATGTGCTTTTGCTACAGCTGCTCAACCGTTTAAATGCTAAAGATAAACCTTATCGTTATATCGATACGCATGGAGGGGCAGGCAAATATGATTTATCTCTGGCACCTGCACAAAAGTCTGGAGAGTTTCTCACAGGCATTCATCGTCTAGTTCAACTATCTGATATGGAAAAGCGTCAGGCACCTGAAGCGATCCAGCAATATCTGAAATTGGTTGAACAATTACGTTCTGAGGAAGGAAAGGGTAGTTATCCAGGTTCTCCTTGGTTTGCTTTGCAAGGCATGCGTGAAATCGACAAAGCGACTATATTTGAAATGCAGCGCGATGTATTTCAGCAATTACGTCATAACATTCGTGATAAACGTGCAGGTTTACATGAACGCGATGCATATGAAGGCTTGCTCGGTGTAATTCCGCCAAAAGAAAAGCGCGGTCTGGTTATGATCGACCCTCCTTACGAATTAGAACGTAAAGACTTTCCGCAATTGGTTGAACTTTTACAACAAGCCTATAAAAAATGGCCAACAGGCGTTTTTGCAGTTTGGTATCCAATTAAAGACCGAGCGATGATTGAACGTTTTGAAAAGAAAATGTTTAAAACGGGTATTCGCCGTCAGTTAGTTTGTGAAATTTGTGTATGGCCAGATGATACTCCTGTAGGTCTAAATGGTTGTGGTTTATTAGTGATTAACCCACCTTGGCAGTTCTCAGAACAAGCAGACCAAGCACTACAGTGGTTATTCCCGCATCTACGTATGCAAGAAACTGGTGGTCATGCTGCTGTTCGCTGGTTAGTAGGTGAGTAATAGTTAACTTAAATCAATGCACATGTTTGGAATAGAAAATAATGACAAATGCGCCTAAACCAGAGCAAGATTTAACTCATAATGAACATTCATTTGATGGGATTACATTTGAAGTGGTTGAAGAAGAAGATAATCCGGAAGGACAAAAAGTGAAGCGCCGAGGTATTTACCTTTGGCCTAACTTAATTACAACCGCTGCTCTGTTGTCCGGTTTCTATTCCATCATTGCAAGTATGAATGGGGATTTTAACCAAGCGATCTATGCCATTTTTATTGCAGCGCTACTTGACGGTTTAGATGGTCGAGTTGCTCGAGCGATTGGTGCACAAAGCGCTTTTGGTGAACAATATGATTCTCTATCGGACTTGTTAGCTTTTGGTGTGGCTCCAGCAATGCTGATGTATAGCTGGAGTTTGCATGATTTGGGGCGTATTGGATTAGCATGCTGTTTTGTTTATACAGCCTGTGCAGCCTTTCGTTTAGCACGTTTTAATGTGCAAATTGGAGTTGTTGATAAGCGTTATTTTATCGGCATAGCAAGTCCACTTGCTGCCATTATCATTATTTCACTTGTCTGGGTGGCTCGCGACTATCCTTTCATTTTTGACTTACGTGATATTGCGATTAAAACTATTAATGCCGTTCTTATGGTTGTTGTGGGATTACTCATGATTTCCAATATTAAATATTATTCTTTCAAACAGATGGACCGTAAACGCGTTCCTTTTGTAGTTATGTTGCCAGTAGTACTGATTTTTGCGGCAATCACTTATAATATTCCAATGGGCATTTTGACTGTTTCGATTATCTATGCCCTCTCTGGTTTTGTTACAACTCTATTGGCACGCAAGAGTAATGAAACAATAAAAACATAAAATAGAAGAGGTTCAGTATGCCTAAGTTGATAAGTCAAATTAATCAATTACAGCAGCTGGGCCTTAATGCTAAAGAGGGGGTTGTTTATCAACCTTCTCGTGGCTTTTTTAAAATTGTTTATCAAGGCTTGATTCTTCCAAATTTACCAACCCCGCTTCGTTATTTTAATTACATTAGTTTGGTAGGACAGCCGCGGATCCCTCTTTGTTATAACACTCACAGCATTACAACTTCGGCAATCGATACTGCAACTGTACTCGTAAGTAATAGCCAACATAGCGTGGGACATTTAAAAACATATTCTATTCGTCGCCAATGTCAGTTTGATTCGTCCCTCTATCAGTTTGATAAAATAGATGTGATTCAATGGCAAATTCCAACGATTCGCCTTCAGCGTTTAGACCCCGAAATGGGTTGTGATCTTTTAATTCAAGTCCCAGAGAATATTTCTAATGCCTCTGCATTACAGTGGGGCGTTTCTGACTATTGGTCAACACTGTGTGTTTGTGAAGGAGAAATTTTTTATAAAGGGCAAAAATATCAAATTGAAGGATTGGGGCGATTTAAACACGCAAGGGCTCTGCATTTACCGTTCTTATCTTTATGTTTCTATACATGCCAAATTATTAATTTGAATGAGACGACACAGCTTACATTCCTACAAATAAGAAATCAGTGGAATATCATTTTATGCTCAAGACTAGAAATACAAGAATTTGGGAAACCTGTTGAAAGCTTTACCGAAGATGTAAATTTACATATTCATCGGGTTTATCCAAAAGTTAAAACACCGAATGGTAAAGAGATGTATTTGCCACGAGAATTTTCTTGGCAGTGTAAGAAAAATGGAAAAATAATTTTTGAACTATATGCACAAAGCCGTGGTGACTACAAGTTTGGATTGGCAGCTGGATATGTAGGAAGCTTTCAATATCAATTAAGCTGGAATGAACAGTGTCTACAAGGTGAAGGTGGATATTGTGAATATATTGATTGTCGGCCACTTAGATGGCAAGAAAAGAATCAAGATGAAAAAATCTTAGATAAATTGATGCTTTTACAGCCATGTTTATATAAAAAATAACTATTTTTATCATTTTTGATTAAAAAGCGAACTATTGTTGCACTAATATTAAAAAAGGGGTTGCAAAGGGTTTTTAATGGTCTATAATGCACATCCATCGGCGGTGATGCAGATAGAAACTTGTTGAAAAACAGTTACTTGTGATTAAGTTGGTTGCTTTGAGTGATGAATTTGATGGGAAGTTGGTTTTGAAGATAAGTTTTAAAAATATCGAAATTACCTGTTGACTTTTAAGAGATTAAGAGTAATATAGCCGACCTAGCTTGCTGGTGATGAACCAGGAAGAAGATCATTAAGAGAATTGAAGAACAACTTGTGTGGATTTTTACTGGTTGATTAATCGAAATAATTTTCATTGATTGATTGGTTTAAATTACTCGAAGTTTATTTGAGCGAAATTTAAGTCAGTAATTGATGAGCCAGAATTGGTACCTTGTCTTTAAATAAGGTACAAAATGATTTTAACTGAAGAGTTTGATCATGGCTCAGATTGAACGCTGGCGGCAGGCTTAACACATGCAAGTCGAGCGGAGAGAGGTAGCTTGCTACTGATCTTAGCGGCGGACGGGTGAGTAATGCTTAGGAATCTGCCTATTAGTGGGGGACAACATTTCGAAAGGAATGCTAATACCGCATACGTCCTACGGGAGAAAGCAGGGGATCTTCGGACCTTGCGCTAATAGATGAGCCTAAGTCGGATTAGCTAGTTGGTGGGGTAAAGGCCTACCAAGGCGACGATCTGTAGCGGGTCTGAGAGGATGATCCGCCACACTGGGACTGAGACACGGCCCAGACTCCTACGGGAGGCAGCAGTGGGGAATATTGGACAATGGGCGCAAGCCTGATCCAGCCATGCCGCGTGTGTGAAGAAGGCCTTATGGTTGTAAAGCACTTTAAGCGAGGAGGAGGCTACTGAAGTTAATACCTTCAGATAGTGGACGTTACTCGCAGAATAAGCACCGGCTAACTCTGTGCCAGCAGCCGCGGTAATACAGAGGGTGCAAGCGTTAATCGGATTTACTGGGCGTAAAGCGCGCGTAGGCGGCTAATTAAGTCAAATGTGAAATCCCCGAGCTTAACTTGGGAATTGCATTCGATACTGGTTAGCTAGAGTGTGGGAGAGGATGGTAGAATTCCAGGTGTAGCGGTGAAATGCGTAGAGATCTGGAGGAATACCGATGGCGAAGGCA
This genomic stretch from Acinetobacter pittii harbors:
- a CDS encoding 23S rRNA (adenine(2030)-N(6))-methyltransferase RlmJ, which codes for MNYRHHFHAGNFADVMKHVLLLQLLNRLNAKDKPYRYIDTHGGAGKYDLSLAPAQKSGEFLTGIHRLVQLSDMEKRQAPEAIQQYLKLVEQLRSEEGKGSYPGSPWFALQGMREIDKATIFEMQRDVFQQLRHNIRDKRAGLHERDAYEGLLGVIPPKEKRGLVMIDPPYELERKDFPQLVELLQQAYKKWPTGVFAVWYPIKDRAMIERFEKKMFKTGIRRQLVCEICVWPDDTPVGLNGCGLLVINPPWQFSEQADQALQWLFPHLRMQETGGHAAVRWLVGE
- the pssA gene encoding CDP-diacylglycerol--serine O-phosphatidyltransferase, encoding MTNAPKPEQDLTHNEHSFDGITFEVVEEEDNPEGQKVKRRGIYLWPNLITTAALLSGFYSIIASMNGDFNQAIYAIFIAALLDGLDGRVARAIGAQSAFGEQYDSLSDLLAFGVAPAMLMYSWSLHDLGRIGLACCFVYTACAAFRLARFNVQIGVVDKRYFIGIASPLAAIIIISLVWVARDYPFIFDLRDIAIKTINAVLMVVVGLLMISNIKYYSFKQMDRKRVPFVVMLPVVLIFAAITYNIPMGILTVSIIYALSGFVTTLLARKSNETIKT